One Phocaeicola dorei genomic region harbors:
- a CDS encoding glycoside hydrolase family 20 protein, translating into MKYACLILLWSLFATMALPADNLIQPISIVPCPESVTPGTGYFTFSGKTDFTVENEEQAEVARCFSALFTQAAGFTPCVKVGEKKGKISFLTDDALKSEAYHLEITPRQIIVKASDTKGFFYALQTIRQLLPASIEGTAVAETADWSVPAMTIKDEPRFGYRGLMVDVARFFIPKENLLRIIDCMGMLKINTLHLHLVDDNGWRIEIKRYPLLTEIGSRRVDRPGKSFPERRNPRQGEPTVEKGFYTQEDIREIVAYAARHQVEVIPEIEMPAHSNAALASYPLLACPVVDKFIGVLPGLGGSHADVIFCAGNDSVFTFLQGVIDEVVELFPSRYIHLGGDEARKTHWKECPLCQERMRQEGLEDEEALQGYFMTRMSKYVQSKGKEVMGWDELTNTRIPDGAIIYGWRGYGQAAVKAAEQGHRFVMTPARIMYLIRYQGPQWFEPLTYFGNNTLKDIYRYEPIQKEWSPEVRSLLMGVQASMWTEFCNKPKDVEYQLFPRLAALAEVAWTQPWHKNWRSFLVAMDKFNEHLSAKGIVFACSMYNIQHTVTPVNGKLQVRLECERPDVEIRYTVDGKEPTDRSLLYKNPLMVTDTQTIKCATYRAGRQMGKILTLPLAWNKATAKPVLGNKQAGKILVNGIRGSLRQSDFEWHSWESSDSVAFTIDLQKKELLRSVSVGCITNYGMAAHKPADIEVWVSNNNRDYRKVSGKQFTDGEIFREGTFKEDVVLDLNKEIGRYVRIIAKGVGECPATHVRPGQEARIYFDEVMIE; encoded by the coding sequence ATGAAATACGCTTGTTTGATTTTGCTATGGTCGTTATTTGCGACTATGGCCTTACCTGCTGACAATCTAATCCAACCTATATCTATTGTTCCCTGCCCGGAGAGTGTCACTCCGGGTACAGGTTACTTTACTTTCTCCGGAAAAACAGACTTTACGGTAGAAAATGAGGAGCAGGCAGAGGTTGCACGCTGTTTCTCTGCTCTTTTTACCCAGGCGGCCGGATTTACTCCTTGTGTGAAGGTTGGAGAAAAGAAGGGAAAAATCAGTTTCCTTACCGATGACGCATTAAAGAGTGAGGCGTATCATCTGGAAATAACTCCCAGGCAGATAATAGTTAAAGCTTCAGATACAAAAGGTTTCTTTTATGCCTTGCAGACTATTCGTCAGTTATTGCCTGCTTCCATTGAGGGCACAGCGGTGGCGGAAACTGCGGATTGGAGCGTGCCGGCTATGACAATCAAGGATGAACCTCGTTTCGGATATCGTGGATTGATGGTGGATGTGGCCCGCTTTTTTATTCCGAAAGAGAATCTGCTTCGTATTATCGATTGTATGGGAATGTTGAAAATCAATACCCTGCATCTGCATTTGGTGGATGATAATGGTTGGCGTATTGAAATAAAGAGATATCCTTTACTCACTGAAATCGGTTCACGGCGTGTAGATCGTCCTGGAAAATCTTTTCCGGAGCGTCGTAATCCCCGGCAGGGTGAACCGACTGTAGAAAAAGGATTTTATACTCAGGAGGATATCCGTGAGATAGTGGCGTATGCCGCTCGACATCAGGTTGAAGTGATTCCTGAAATTGAGATGCCGGCTCATAGTAATGCGGCGTTGGCTTCTTATCCGTTGCTGGCTTGTCCTGTGGTCGATAAATTTATCGGTGTCCTTCCAGGACTGGGAGGAAGTCATGCGGATGTGATCTTCTGTGCAGGAAATGATAGTGTGTTCACTTTCTTGCAAGGGGTGATTGATGAGGTGGTGGAGTTGTTTCCCTCTAGATATATTCATTTGGGTGGGGATGAGGCTCGGAAAACGCATTGGAAGGAGTGTCCGCTTTGTCAGGAACGTATGCGACAGGAAGGCCTGGAGGACGAAGAAGCGTTGCAAGGTTATTTTATGACGAGAATGAGTAAATATGTGCAAAGCAAAGGGAAAGAAGTCATGGGATGGGATGAACTGACCAATACCCGGATTCCCGACGGAGCAATTATTTATGGTTGGAGAGGTTACGGTCAGGCTGCCGTCAAGGCGGCGGAGCAAGGGCATCGGTTTGTCATGACTCCTGCACGTATCATGTATTTGATTCGTTATCAGGGACCGCAATGGTTTGAACCTTTGACCTATTTTGGAAATAATACATTGAAGGATATATATAGGTATGAACCGATACAGAAAGAATGGAGCCCGGAGGTACGTTCCTTGCTGATGGGAGTACAGGCTTCTATGTGGACTGAGTTTTGCAATAAACCGAAAGATGTGGAGTATCAGCTGTTCCCTCGTCTGGCTGCTTTAGCCGAAGTGGCTTGGACACAGCCTTGGCATAAGAATTGGAGAAGTTTTTTGGTGGCAATGGATAAATTCAACGAGCATCTGTCTGCAAAAGGGATTGTGTTTGCCTGTTCCATGTATAATATACAACATACGGTAACTCCTGTTAATGGAAAACTACAGGTGAGACTGGAATGTGAACGTCCTGATGTGGAAATCCGTTACACAGTGGATGGTAAGGAGCCGACAGACCGGTCTCTGCTGTATAAGAACCCGTTGATGGTGACTGATACACAAACTATAAAGTGTGCGACTTATAGAGCAGGTCGGCAGATGGGAAAAATATTGACATTGCCTTTGGCTTGGAATAAGGCTACCGCCAAACCTGTTTTAGGAAATAAACAGGCCGGGAAGATTTTAGTAAATGGCATACGTGGCAGCTTGCGCCAGTCGGATTTCGAATGGCATTCATGGGAAAGCAGTGATTCTGTTGCTTTTACTATAGATTTGCAAAAGAAGGAATTGCTTCGTTCTGTATCAGTGGGATGTATAACGAATTATGGCATGGCTGCCCATAAACCGGCAGATATTGAAGTGTGGGTTTCAAATAATAATCGGGATTATCGTAAAGTATCCGGTAAACAGTTCACAGATGGAGAGATTTTCCGTGAAGGGACTTTCAAAGAGGATGTGGTACTTGATTTGAATAAGGAAATTGGCCGTTATGTGCGGATTATTGCTAAAGGAGTCGGAGAGTGTCCTGCAACCCATGTACGTCCCGGACAAGAGGCAAGGATTTATTTTGATGAGGTAATGATAGAATAA
- a CDS encoding sulfatase, with protein sequence MNNLQSGLFFSLTGITAVASLSSCASQKKTEEQKPYNIVYIMTDDHTAQMMSCYDKRYMETPNLDRIANDGVRFTNSFVANSLSGPSRACMITGKHSCANKFYDNTTCIFDGSQQTFPKLLQQAGYQTALIGKWHLESLPTGFNYWEIVPGQGDYYNPDFITQDNDTIQKHGYITNLITDDAIDWMENKRDKDKPFCILIHHKAIHRNWLADTCNLSLYEDKTFPLPDNFFDDYEGRPAAAAQEMSIVKDMDMIYDLKMLRPDKQTRLKALYENYIGRMDEGQRAAWDKFYGPIIDDFYKKNPQGKELADWKFQRYMRDYMKTVKSLDDNVGRVLDYLKEKNMLDNTLVVYTSDQGFYMGEHGWFDKRFMYEESMHTPLIMRLPKGFDRKGDITELVQNIDYAPTFLELAGAPVPEDIQGVSLLPLLKGEKPADWRKSLYYHFYEYPAEHMVKRHYGVRTERYKLIHFYNDIDVWELYDLQADPTEMHNLYGQKEYEPVVTELKAELARLQEQYNDPVRFSPDRDKE encoded by the coding sequence ATGAACAACCTACAATCAGGATTATTTTTTTCTTTGACCGGCATTACTGCTGTGGCATCTCTGTCATCATGCGCTTCACAAAAGAAAACTGAGGAGCAGAAACCTTACAACATCGTGTATATAATGACCGATGACCATACTGCCCAGATGATGAGTTGCTATGACAAGCGTTATATGGAAACGCCCAACCTTGACCGCATTGCTAATGATGGAGTGCGTTTTACAAATAGTTTTGTGGCCAATTCATTGAGTGGTCCCAGCCGTGCCTGCATGATTACCGGCAAGCATAGTTGTGCTAATAAATTCTATGATAATACCACTTGTATATTTGATGGTTCGCAACAGACTTTTCCGAAGCTGCTGCAACAGGCCGGATACCAGACCGCCCTTATCGGAAAATGGCACTTAGAGAGTTTGCCCACAGGTTTCAATTATTGGGAGATTGTACCCGGACAAGGTGATTATTATAATCCGGATTTTATTACGCAAGACAATGACACCATTCAAAAACATGGGTATATAACCAATCTCATTACTGATGATGCCATAGACTGGATGGAGAACAAACGAGATAAGGACAAACCTTTTTGTATTTTAATTCATCACAAGGCTATTCATCGCAACTGGCTGGCAGATACTTGTAACTTGTCTTTGTATGAAGATAAAACTTTTCCGTTGCCCGATAATTTCTTTGATGATTATGAAGGACGCCCTGCGGCAGCGGCACAGGAAATGAGCATCGTGAAGGATATGGATATGATTTATGACCTTAAGATGCTTCGCCCCGATAAACAAACCCGTTTGAAGGCTCTTTATGAAAATTATATCGGACGTATGGATGAGGGGCAGCGTGCGGCATGGGATAAGTTTTATGGTCCCATTATTGATGACTTTTATAAAAAGAATCCTCAGGGTAAAGAACTGGCCGATTGGAAGTTCCAGCGCTATATGCGTGACTATATGAAAACAGTGAAATCGTTGGATGATAATGTAGGCCGTGTACTGGATTATCTGAAAGAAAAGAATATGCTGGACAATACCTTGGTGGTTTATACTTCAGACCAAGGCTTCTATATGGGAGAACATGGTTGGTTTGACAAACGCTTTATGTACGAAGAATCCATGCATACTCCGCTTATAATGCGGTTGCCCAAAGGTTTCGACCGGAAAGGTGATATTACAGAATTAGTGCAAAACATAGATTATGCACCTACTTTTCTGGAATTGGCAGGTGCTCCTGTTCCTGAAGATATCCAAGGTGTTTCGTTGCTTCCACTGTTGAAAGGAGAAAAACCTGCTGATTGGCGCAAATCATTGTATTATCATTTTTATGAATATCCGGCAGAACATATGGTGAAACGTCACTATGGTGTACGTACAGAGCGTTATAAATTAATTCATTTCTATAATGATATTGATGTATGGGAATTGTATGATTTACAGGCAGACCCTACGGAAATGCACAATCTTTATGGTCAGAAAGAATATGAACCGGTTGTGACGGAGCTGAAGGCTGAATTGGCAAGATTGCAGGAGCAGTATAATGATCCGGTACGCTTTTCACCCGATAGAGACAAAGAATAA
- a CDS encoding RagB/SusD family nutrient uptake outer membrane protein codes for MKKLKYIFLLAGALLLASCESWLDEDPQYTINTKTQFSTVENAKQALMGCYGYMSADNAYGQAWQEVTFGYCGFGWSQTNGSSTDLLVSMDGGIDETINTMAWRGMYKVIGETNAFIANIADSPLESADKLPMEAAARFLRALAYYNLAVTYGDVPLKTTPSAHDGVAVPRSPKNEVFELVRTDWEFAYENLPEKDDDGFATKWAAKAYLGKLYHTLGCQGDNTAWEKAKACFDEVMPKYRLADKFSDLFVDYVQGSPESIFQLNFALAGSTTRNRGSWLVAPNGSCNGQAWDRIRASKALYDYFWATYPGDPRIESTFLTYWKSYAGVGKGEKPKEEPIASARDTVYAYPYFTYTIGGEEKPAGWKKPKLYVGRIPYEKLADPASPKAEELYAMIADTATATPAEKGYLKGLLSLLENATKKPSTNTKSWPYFKKPWDPEQSGNNSHKNLILYRYADMLLMAADVYNELGQTDKAITFANEVLKRARQSGNASQPADWRSGLSKEQVREKIYFERIFEGAGEPEMYQKMRLRGTEFLKKAFEVNNGHGIIQESVANNPKRNGNWGERIFNDGNLNDENFLKKNLLLPVPKDEIDTNSALDYSDNNYGYTN; via the coding sequence ATGAAAAAACTAAAATATATATTTTTATTAGCAGGTGCTTTGTTATTGGCATCCTGCGAATCGTGGCTGGATGAAGACCCGCAATATACGATAAATACAAAAACTCAGTTTAGTACTGTGGAAAATGCCAAACAGGCTTTGATGGGATGTTACGGATATATGTCGGCTGATAATGCTTATGGCCAGGCATGGCAGGAAGTAACATTTGGATATTGTGGTTTTGGATGGTCACAAACAAATGGCAGTTCTACAGATTTATTGGTCTCTATGGACGGAGGAATTGATGAAACTATAAACACAATGGCGTGGAGAGGGATGTATAAAGTGATTGGTGAAACAAATGCATTCATTGCCAATATTGCCGATAGTCCGTTAGAATCGGCTGATAAATTGCCAATGGAAGCGGCTGCTCGTTTTTTGCGTGCATTGGCTTATTACAATTTGGCAGTTACCTATGGAGATGTACCTTTAAAGACCACTCCCTCTGCTCATGACGGAGTAGCTGTTCCTCGTTCTCCTAAAAATGAGGTCTTTGAATTGGTACGTACTGACTGGGAGTTCGCTTATGAGAATTTACCGGAAAAAGATGATGACGGTTTTGCAACGAAGTGGGCAGCGAAAGCGTATCTAGGAAAACTTTATCATACTTTGGGCTGTCAGGGTGATAATACGGCTTGGGAGAAGGCGAAAGCGTGTTTTGATGAGGTAATGCCTAAATATCGGCTGGCGGATAAATTCAGTGATTTGTTTGTTGATTATGTACAAGGTTCTCCGGAATCTATTTTTCAATTGAATTTTGCACTTGCAGGTTCTACCACCCGTAACCGGGGTAGCTGGCTGGTCGCTCCTAATGGCTCTTGTAATGGGCAGGCTTGGGACCGCATACGTGCTTCAAAAGCTTTGTATGATTATTTTTGGGCTACTTATCCCGGTGATCCACGTATTGAAAGCACATTCCTGACTTATTGGAAGTCTTATGCCGGAGTAGGAAAAGGTGAGAAACCTAAAGAGGAGCCTATAGCTTCGGCACGCGATACTGTATATGCATATCCTTATTTTACATATACCATTGGAGGAGAAGAAAAACCTGCCGGATGGAAGAAACCCAAGTTGTATGTAGGACGGATTCCTTACGAGAAGTTAGCTGATCCGGCTAGTCCGAAAGCTGAAGAACTTTATGCTATGATTGCCGATACGGCTACTGCGACTCCCGCTGAAAAAGGGTATTTGAAAGGCTTGTTGTCTTTGTTGGAAAATGCGACAAAAAAGCCATCTACCAATACAAAGTCATGGCCCTATTTCAAGAAGCCGTGGGATCCTGAGCAGAGTGGTAATAACAGTCATAAGAATTTAATTTTGTATCGTTATGCAGATATGTTACTGATGGCAGCGGATGTATATAATGAATTGGGGCAGACTGATAAGGCGATAACATTTGCCAATGAGGTGCTGAAGAGAGCGCGTCAATCAGGAAACGCATCTCAGCCGGCTGACTGGAGGAGTGGCTTGTCTAAAGAACAAGTGCGTGAGAAAATTTATTTTGAACGTATTTTTGAAGGTGCCGGTGAACCGGAAATGTATCAGAAAATGCGTTTACGCGGCACAGAGTTTCTGAAAAAGGCTTTTGAGGTCAACAATGGGCATGGAATTATTCAAGAATCAGTGGCCAATAATCCTAAACGGAACGGCAATTGGGGAGAACGTATTTTTAATGATGGAAATTTGAATGATGAAAATTTCTTGAAGAAAAATTTATTGCTCCCGGTTCCGAAAGATGAGATAGACACCAATTCAGCTCTTGACTATAGTGACAATAATTATGGTTATACTAATTAA